Proteins encoded together in one Gemmatimonadetes bacterium T265 window:
- a CDS encoding RNA polymerase sigma factor RpoD has translation MTDVKRKRRRAAPAGIAPSEPERDILDQYLYEVSTYPLLKGDEEIQLARKIRAGDPDALQELVKRNLRFVISVAKKYQNRGLPLIDLIGEGNVGLLTAARKFDPDQGVKFISYAVWWIRQAILSSLARQGRTVRVPLNRTADLSRIIKASEILRQKLRREPSPEELSQLTGLSVDVVQSLAALNTGDVRLDAPMDPEGDRSLIERFVADEMPDTEEEAMNRFLTDEIDAALNTLPPRDAKVLRLYFGLEGGREHTLEEIGSLLGVTRERVRQLRDRALKRLREGDVGRALGSFAA, from the coding sequence ATGACCGACGTCAAGCGGAAGCGTCGTCGCGCTGCCCCGGCGGGCATCGCGCCGAGCGAGCCCGAACGGGACATCCTCGACCAGTACCTCTACGAGGTCAGTACCTATCCCCTGCTCAAGGGCGACGAGGAGATCCAGCTCGCGCGCAAGATCCGCGCGGGCGACCCGGACGCGCTGCAGGAGCTCGTCAAGCGCAACCTCCGCTTCGTCATCTCCGTCGCCAAGAAGTACCAGAACCGCGGCCTCCCGCTCATCGACCTCATCGGCGAGGGGAACGTCGGGCTGCTCACCGCCGCCCGGAAGTTCGATCCCGACCAGGGCGTGAAGTTCATCTCCTACGCCGTGTGGTGGATCCGTCAGGCGATCCTCTCGTCGCTCGCGCGGCAGGGGCGCACCGTGCGCGTGCCGCTCAACCGCACCGCGGACCTCTCGCGCATCATCAAGGCCTCGGAGATCCTCCGCCAGAAGCTCCGCCGCGAGCCGAGCCCCGAAGAGCTCTCGCAGCTCACCGGGCTCTCGGTCGACGTCGTGCAGTCGCTCGCCGCGCTCAACACGGGCGACGTGCGCCTCGACGCGCCGATGGACCCCGAGGGCGACCGCTCGCTCATCGAGCGCTTCGTCGCCGACGAGATGCCCGACACCGAAGAGGAGGCGATGAACCGCTTCCTCACCGACGAGATCGACGCGGCGCTCAACACACTCCCGCCGCGCGACGCGAAGGTGCTCCGGCTCTACTTCGGCCTCGAAGGCGGCCGCGAGCACACGCTCGAAGAGATCGGCTCGCTCCTCGGCGTCACGCGCGAGCGCGTGCGTCAACTGCGCGACCGCGCGCTCAAGCGCCTCCGCGAGGGCGACGTCGGCCGCGCGCTCGGCTCCTTCGCGGCATAA
- a CDS encoding ABC transporter ATP-binding protein codes for MIQLKNVYKAFGPKEILRGFTLDVADNETVVIIGYSGTGKSVAIKHIVGLLLPDRGEVWVDGQRVDTLPRKQLYALRAKIGYVFQFAALFDSLSIGENVAMGLRKQGGLTEGEIGKRVAEALELVDLPGVENRFPAELSGGMRKRVGIARSIALRPKYLLYDEPTTGLDPVTSAVIDQLMVRMREKLGVTGVVITHDMRSAYTVGTRIAMLYEGRVRWQGTIDEIQHTTDPVVRQFIEGKPTLDEGDADPDAPSSGPTGISGDDALADTDGAGQADREADRAAA; via the coding sequence ATGATCCAGCTCAAGAACGTCTACAAGGCCTTCGGCCCGAAAGAGATCCTGCGCGGCTTCACGCTCGACGTGGCCGACAACGAGACGGTCGTCATCATCGGCTACTCGGGGACGGGCAAGAGCGTCGCGATCAAGCACATCGTCGGCCTGCTGCTGCCGGACCGCGGCGAGGTGTGGGTCGACGGGCAGCGCGTCGACACGCTCCCGCGCAAGCAGCTGTACGCGCTCCGGGCCAAGATCGGCTACGTCTTCCAGTTCGCCGCGCTCTTCGACTCGCTCTCGATCGGCGAGAACGTCGCGATGGGGCTCCGCAAGCAGGGCGGCCTGACCGAGGGCGAGATCGGCAAGCGGGTGGCCGAAGCCCTGGAGCTCGTCGACCTGCCGGGCGTCGAGAATCGGTTCCCGGCCGAGCTGTCGGGCGGCATGCGCAAGCGGGTCGGGATCGCGCGCTCGATCGCGCTCCGGCCCAAGTACCTGCTCTACGACGAGCCGACGACGGGGCTCGACCCGGTGACGAGCGCGGTCATCGACCAGCTGATGGTCCGCATGCGCGAAAAACTCGGCGTCACCGGCGTCGTGATCACGCACGACATGCGGAGCGCGTACACCGTGGGCACGCGCATCGCGATGCTCTACGAGGGGCGCGTCCGGTGGCAGGGGACGATCGACGAAATCCAGCACACGACCGACCCCGTCGTGCGGCAGTTCATCGAGGGGAAGCCGACGCTCGACGAGGGCGACGCGGACCCGGACGCGCCGTCGTCGGGGCCGACGGGCATCTCGGGCGACGACGCGCTCGCGGACACGGACGGCGCGGGGCAGGCGGACCGCGAAGCCGACCGCGCCGCGGCGTGA
- a CDS encoding SusC/RagA family TonB-linked outer membrane protein, with protein sequence MARKVGAAAAILVAAITPALGSAQQTAGVITGVVTDRSSGRPVAEAQVSVVGTQRGAITDQQGRYRIVGVPAGTQQVRVRRVGFTSTTVSVAVTAAEPATANLSVAAAATQLQEVTVNAITGERQQRLETGTNVGRVNVDSLPKGPITQFSDVLQGKVAGVNLQDASGSVGTGQRIQIRGANSLSLSNEPLIYIDGVLASNNKTGFDVGGQDYTRLNDINFEDVDNVEVLKGPAASAIYGSAAANGVILITTKHGRDGAPQYRAFLEGGPVSDKNTYPINYAALTTYTAGQPYYDVPDGGILNIRSILGSSAPYDICPNYKAATGACKQDVVLTFNQLRDSRTTPFQTGSLSTAGLSVSGGNNALTYFLSADKARNFGVLRPNDVDRTNLRTNLTARVGPNANVTVQANYVTSSTVRINNDNSLFSPILSGYFGPAQYITGMESDTVGTPGNRLGAFFGYSNPDFRNVTVNQGIDRFIVSAQGNYTPLSWLRINGNVGLDNVNTLDQQTLDPKFQIPLTQDYIRGFRQAQRSSEHVYTANASATGTFTLAHDLQSTSTVGTIYQEDALTGVYCYGVAIPSGLSSCSATATQFAVQEPFSDFKTVGGFARQEFAYADKLFLSGALRADNNSGLSGGLSYFPQAQASWVISRERFFPRVPTLSLLRLRTAYGQAGQRPGYGQALTSYSNYGSLTGNAEASALLLNNIGNPSLQLERTTETEAGFDAGFGGDRVTIEYTYYGRRTRNELIARPLPPSSGLYTGPNAALGSSSNANIGQVFENLGAVTNKGNEFGLGANIVNTRNFSLSTRLTATTLSNHVVTLGNGVPPIVLGFAGAQQVRVGYTAGGFFATPIKYNDANHDGKLSVSEVSVDSARLIKGENFAYLGPALPTNTQGLSFDVGFLRNFHLSTLFERRAGNKQLNFTEYFRCRTQNSAPYFSECGALSNPNASLASQAAYIGSQYSRFGATTAGYVEDARFVRWRELTLRFDVPQGIASRYFRVRNGLSFSASGRNLKTWTPYTGIDPEVNTYGSQGSFAQGEFNTQPPVRTITFRVNVQP encoded by the coding sequence ATGGCCAGGAAGGTTGGAGCTGCCGCGGCGATTCTCGTCGCCGCCATCACGCCCGCACTCGGGTCGGCACAGCAGACGGCCGGGGTGATCACCGGCGTCGTCACGGACCGCTCGAGCGGGCGCCCGGTGGCGGAGGCGCAGGTCTCGGTCGTCGGCACACAGCGGGGCGCGATCACCGATCAGCAGGGACGCTACCGGATCGTCGGCGTGCCGGCGGGCACGCAGCAGGTGCGCGTGCGGCGCGTCGGATTCACGTCGACGACGGTCTCGGTGGCCGTGACCGCAGCCGAGCCGGCCACGGCGAACCTTTCCGTCGCGGCCGCGGCGACGCAGCTCCAGGAAGTGACGGTCAACGCGATCACCGGCGAGCGGCAGCAGCGCCTGGAGACGGGGACGAACGTCGGTCGCGTGAACGTCGACAGCCTTCCCAAGGGCCCGATCACGCAGTTCAGCGACGTCCTCCAGGGTAAGGTCGCGGGCGTGAACCTGCAGGACGCCTCGGGCAGCGTGGGCACCGGGCAGCGCATCCAGATCCGCGGCGCGAACAGCCTTTCGCTCTCCAACGAGCCGCTGATCTACATCGACGGCGTGCTCGCGTCCAACAACAAGACCGGTTTCGACGTCGGCGGGCAGGACTACACGCGGCTCAACGACATCAACTTCGAGGACGTCGACAACGTCGAGGTCCTGAAGGGCCCCGCCGCCTCGGCCATCTACGGGAGCGCCGCGGCGAACGGCGTCATCCTCATCACGACCAAGCACGGCCGGGACGGCGCCCCGCAGTACCGCGCGTTCCTCGAGGGCGGCCCGGTCAGCGACAAGAACACCTACCCGATCAACTACGCCGCGCTGACGACGTACACGGCCGGGCAGCCGTACTACGACGTCCCGGATGGTGGGATCCTGAACATCCGCTCGATTCTCGGCTCGAGCGCACCGTACGACATCTGCCCCAACTACAAGGCGGCGACGGGCGCGTGCAAGCAGGACGTCGTGCTCACCTTTAACCAGCTGCGCGACTCGCGCACGACGCCGTTCCAGACGGGGAGCCTGTCGACCGCCGGGCTGAGCGTGTCGGGCGGCAACAACGCCCTCACGTACTTCCTGAGCGCCGACAAGGCCCGCAACTTCGGCGTGCTCCGGCCTAACGACGTCGACCGGACCAACCTGCGCACGAACCTCACGGCGCGCGTCGGCCCGAACGCGAACGTGACGGTGCAGGCGAACTACGTCACGAGTAGCACGGTCCGGATCAACAACGACAACAGCCTCTTCAGCCCCATCCTCAGCGGATACTTCGGGCCCGCGCAGTACATCACGGGCATGGAGTCCGACACCGTCGGCACCCCCGGCAACCGCCTGGGCGCGTTCTTCGGTTACAGCAACCCCGACTTCCGCAACGTCACTGTCAACCAGGGCATCGACCGCTTCATCGTCAGCGCGCAGGGGAACTACACGCCGCTGAGCTGGCTGCGGATCAACGGCAACGTCGGGCTGGACAACGTCAACACCCTCGACCAGCAGACGCTCGACCCGAAGTTCCAGATCCCGCTGACGCAGGACTACATCCGCGGCTTCCGCCAGGCGCAGCGCAGCTCGGAGCACGTCTACACGGCGAACGCGTCGGCGACGGGGACCTTCACCCTGGCGCACGACCTCCAGTCGACGTCGACCGTCGGCACGATCTACCAGGAGGACGCGCTCACCGGCGTGTACTGCTACGGCGTCGCGATCCCCTCCGGGCTCTCGTCGTGCAGTGCGACCGCGACGCAGTTCGCCGTGCAGGAGCCGTTCTCCGATTTCAAGACGGTCGGTGGGTTCGCACGGCAGGAGTTCGCGTACGCGGACAAGCTCTTCCTCTCCGGCGCCCTCCGCGCTGACAACAACAGCGGGCTCTCGGGCGGCCTGAGCTACTTCCCGCAGGCGCAGGCGTCGTGGGTGATCTCGCGCGAGCGGTTCTTTCCGCGCGTCCCGACGCTCAGCCTGTTGCGCCTGCGCACCGCGTACGGGCAGGCCGGGCAGCGCCCGGGCTACGGCCAGGCGCTGACGTCGTACAGCAACTACGGCTCGCTCACCGGGAACGCCGAGGCGTCCGCGCTCCTGCTCAACAACATCGGGAACCCGTCGCTCCAGCTCGAGCGCACGACCGAGACGGAGGCGGGCTTCGACGCCGGCTTCGGCGGCGACCGCGTCACGATCGAGTACACGTACTACGGGCGGCGCACGCGCAACGAACTCATCGCGCGCCCCCTGCCGCCGTCTTCGGGCCTCTACACGGGTCCGAACGCCGCACTCGGCAGCTCGAGCAACGCCAACATCGGGCAGGTCTTCGAGAACCTCGGCGCGGTCACGAACAAGGGTAACGAGTTCGGGCTCGGCGCCAACATCGTCAACACGCGGAACTTCAGCCTCTCGACCCGGCTGACCGCGACGACGCTCTCGAACCACGTCGTCACGCTCGGCAACGGCGTGCCGCCGATCGTGCTCGGCTTCGCCGGCGCGCAACAGGTCCGGGTCGGCTACACGGCGGGCGGCTTCTTCGCGACGCCGATCAAGTACAACGACGCGAACCACGACGGGAAGCTGTCGGTCAGCGAGGTGAGCGTCGACTCGGCCCGACTGATCAAGGGCGAGAACTTCGCCTACCTCGGGCCGGCGCTGCCGACCAACACGCAGGGGCTGTCGTTCGACGTCGGCTTCCTGCGCAACTTCCACCTCTCGACGCTCTTCGAGCGCCGCGCCGGGAACAAGCAGCTGAACTTCACGGAGTACTTCCGCTGCCGCACGCAGAACTCCGCCCCGTACTTCAGCGAGTGCGGCGCGCTGTCGAACCCGAACGCGTCGCTCGCGTCGCAGGCCGCGTACATCGGCTCGCAGTACTCGCGCTTCGGCGCGACGACGGCCGGCTACGTCGAGGACGCGCGGTTCGTGCGGTGGCGCGAGCTGACGCTCCGCTTCGACGTTCCGCAGGGCATCGCGAGCCGGTACTTCCGCGTGCGCAACGGCCTCTCGTTCTCGGCCTCCGGCCGCAACCTGAAGACGTGGACGCCTTACACGGGCATCGACCCGGAGGTCAACACGTACGGCTCGCAGGGGAGCTTCGCACAAGGCGAGTTCAACACCCAGCCGCCGGTCCGCACGATCACGTTCCGCGTCAACGTCCAACCCTGA
- a CDS encoding ATP synthase subunit gamma, translating into MAKGRELKGRIKSVENTRKITRTMEMVATSKMKRAQDRVVAARPYAAALGEVLSRLYSPDLAERFPLLRQPARVRRAAVLLLTGNRGLAGAFNTNLIREARTRVAELEGRGTEVELHVAGRKGIGYFRYVGRALATQRTDLGDRPSAADAASLVDDLMARFTAGGLDAVYVIYAKFNSALSTPATTVQVLPVEPPKAEAATARQHDYILAPSPEAILTELLPSYVRNTAYRALAETTAAFYGAQRTAMKSATDNAGEMLTTYKRAYNRARQAQITQEIAEIVGGASALQG; encoded by the coding sequence ATGGCGAAGGGCCGGGAGCTGAAAGGGCGCATCAAGTCCGTCGAGAACACGCGCAAGATCACGCGCACGATGGAGATGGTCGCCACCTCGAAGATGAAGCGCGCGCAGGACCGCGTCGTCGCGGCGCGCCCCTACGCGGCCGCGCTCGGCGAGGTGCTGTCGCGCCTCTACTCGCCCGACCTGGCCGAGCGCTTCCCGCTGCTGCGGCAGCCGGCGCGCGTGCGGCGGGCGGCGGTGCTACTGCTCACGGGCAACCGCGGGCTGGCGGGCGCGTTCAACACGAACCTCATCCGCGAGGCGCGCACCCGCGTCGCCGAGCTGGAGGGGCGGGGCACCGAGGTCGAGCTGCACGTCGCCGGCCGCAAGGGGATCGGCTACTTCCGCTACGTCGGCCGCGCGCTCGCCACACAGCGCACCGACCTCGGCGACCGGCCGAGCGCGGCCGACGCCGCGTCGCTCGTCGACGACCTGATGGCGCGCTTCACGGCGGGCGGGCTCGACGCGGTGTACGTGATCTACGCGAAGTTCAACTCCGCGCTGTCGACGCCAGCGACCACCGTGCAGGTGCTGCCGGTCGAGCCGCCCAAGGCGGAAGCCGCGACCGCGCGGCAACACGACTACATCCTCGCGCCCTCGCCCGAGGCGATTCTCACCGAGCTCCTGCCGAGCTACGTGCGGAACACCGCGTACCGCGCGCTCGCCGAGACCACGGCGGCGTTCTACGGCGCGCAGCGCACGGCGATGAAGAGCGCGACCGACAACGCGGGCGAGATGCTCACGACGTACAAGCGGGCGTATAACCGCGCGCGCCAGGCGCAGATCACGCAGGAGATCGCGGAGATCGTCGGCGGGGCGAGCGCGCTGCAGGGGTAA
- the atpD gene encoding ATP synthase subunit beta, which translates to MATAVATHHIGKVVQVIGPVLDVEFEAEHLPEIYNALRIEGTAPDGERLDVTAEVQQHVGRNQVRAVAMSTTDAVVRGMEVLDTGAPISVPVGAPALGRILNVLGEPVDNGAPIPADAVRWPIHRGRPEFVDLEPKTEIFETGIKVIDLIAPFVKGGKIGLFGGAGVGKTVVIQELINNVAKGHGGKSVFCGVGERTREGNDLYLEFQEAGILDNVALIYGQMNEPPGARLRVGLAGLTVAEYFRDEEHADVLVFIDNIFRFTQAGSEVSALLGRMPSAVGYQPTLATEMGDLQERITSTKNGSITSVQAIYVPADDITDPAPATAFAHLDATVVLSRAITELGIYPAVDPLSSTSRILDAQFIGERHYRVATEVQRILQRYRELQDIIAILGMDELSEDDKRIVARARRIQRFMSQPFAVAEQFTGIKGQYVKLEDTISSFERLTQGEFDALPEQAFFMAGGVDDVIANADRLAKG; encoded by the coding sequence ATGGCCACCGCCGTCGCAACCCACCACATCGGCAAGGTCGTGCAGGTCATCGGCCCGGTCCTCGACGTCGAGTTCGAGGCCGAGCACCTGCCCGAGATCTACAACGCGCTCCGCATCGAGGGCACGGCGCCCGACGGCGAGCGGCTCGACGTCACGGCGGAGGTGCAGCAGCACGTCGGCCGCAACCAGGTGCGCGCGGTCGCGATGTCGACGACCGACGCGGTCGTGCGCGGCATGGAGGTGCTCGACACCGGCGCGCCGATCTCGGTGCCCGTTGGCGCCCCCGCGCTCGGCCGCATCCTCAACGTGCTTGGCGAGCCGGTCGACAACGGCGCGCCGATCCCGGCCGACGCGGTACGCTGGCCGATCCACCGCGGCCGCCCCGAGTTCGTCGACCTCGAGCCGAAGACGGAGATCTTCGAGACGGGCATCAAGGTCATCGACCTCATCGCCCCATTCGTCAAGGGCGGCAAGATCGGGCTCTTCGGCGGCGCCGGCGTGGGCAAGACGGTCGTCATCCAGGAGCTCATCAACAACGTCGCGAAGGGGCACGGCGGCAAGAGCGTGTTCTGCGGCGTGGGCGAGCGCACGCGCGAGGGGAACGACCTGTACCTGGAGTTCCAGGAGGCGGGGATCCTCGACAACGTCGCGCTGATCTACGGCCAGATGAACGAGCCGCCGGGCGCGCGGCTCCGGGTCGGCCTCGCGGGCCTCACGGTCGCCGAGTACTTCCGCGACGAGGAGCACGCGGACGTGCTCGTCTTCATCGACAACATCTTCCGCTTCACGCAGGCGGGCTCGGAGGTGTCGGCGCTATTGGGCCGCATGCCGAGCGCGGTGGGCTACCAGCCGACGCTGGCCACCGAGATGGGCGACCTGCAGGAGCGCATCACGTCCACCAAGAACGGCTCGATCACCTCGGTGCAGGCGATCTACGTGCCTGCGGACGACATCACCGACCCGGCGCCGGCGACGGCGTTCGCGCACCTCGACGCGACGGTCGTGCTTTCGCGCGCGATCACCGAGCTCGGGATCTACCCCGCGGTCGACCCGCTCTCGTCGACGAGCCGGATCCTCGATGCGCAGTTCATCGGCGAGCGGCACTACCGCGTCGCGACCGAGGTGCAGCGCATCCTCCAGCGCTACCGCGAGCTGCAGGACATCATCGCGATCCTCGGCATGGACGAGCTCTCCGAGGACGACAAGCGGATCGTCGCGCGCGCGCGCCGCATCCAGCGCTTCATGTCGCAGCCGTTCGCGGTGGCCGAGCAGTTCACGGGCATCAAGGGGCAGTACGTGAAGCTCGAGGACACGATCTCGTCGTTCGAGCGACTCACGCAGGGCGAGTTCGACGCACTGCCGGAGCAGGCGTTCTTCATGGCCGGCGGCGTCGACGACGTGATCGCGAACGCCGACCGGCTGGCGAAGGGCTGA
- a CDS encoding hypothetical protein (frameshifted, deletion at around 670590) — protein MEAFLSHLATARGVSASTQNQALAALLFLYGPVLGAPLPRLADVTRAKRPRGLPTVLARAEVQAVLAALGRLSVSGWPPYGLVGTVLYGAGLRLLEARQLELTPRNGRGV, from the coding sequence GTGGAGGCGTTCCTGTCGCACCTGGCCACCGCCCGGGGGGTGAGCGCGTCGACGCAGAATCAGGCGCTCGCGGCGTTGCTCTTCCTCTACGGCCCGGTCCTCGGGGCGCCGCTGCCGCGGCTCGCCGACGTGACTCGCGCGAAGCGCCCGCGCGGGCTACCGACGGTGTTGGCGCGCGCCGAGGTGCAGGCCGTGCTCGCGGCCTTGGGTCGGCTCTCCGTCTCGGGATGGCCGCCGTACGGCTTGGTCGGGACGGTGCTCTACGGGGCCGGACTCCGCTTGCTGGAGGCGCGCCAGCTGGAGCTGACCCCGAGGAACGGACGCGGAGTTTAG
- a CDS encoding transposase has translation MSDKYAVIAAERGTYPVRWMCALLGVSVAGFYGAQRRPPGTRAAADERVRVEVRAAHAKSHRRYGAPRVHRELRAAGVRVAKKRVARLMREDGLVARRAQRRVRTTDSAHAHPVAPNVVARDFAVADQPGLDRVWVADFTYIPTREGWLFLAVVLDLASRRVVGWAVRETMETELVLAALHAALADRRPAPGLVCHSDRGSQYASAAYQVLLAASGAVPSMSAKGDCYDNAVAEAFFATLEHELLADVTFVSRAAARPAIFDFLFWYNGERRHSSLDYVSPVAYEQHLTARPARAA, from the coding sequence GTGAGCGACAAGTACGCCGTGATCGCGGCCGAGCGCGGGACGTACCCCGTGCGATGGATGTGCGCGCTGTTGGGCGTGAGCGTGGCCGGCTTCTACGGCGCACAGCGCCGGCCGCCGGGCACGCGCGCCGCCGCGGACGAGCGGGTGCGGGTGGAGGTGCGCGCCGCACACGCGAAGAGTCACCGGCGCTACGGGGCGCCGCGAGTGCATCGCGAGCTGCGCGCGGCCGGCGTACGCGTCGCCAAGAAGCGCGTCGCGCGGCTCATGCGCGAGGACGGCCTCGTGGCGCGCCGCGCGCAGCGCCGCGTACGCACGACCGACTCGGCGCATGCGCACCCGGTCGCGCCGAACGTGGTGGCGCGCGACTTCGCGGTCGCGGACCAGCCCGGGCTCGACCGCGTTTGGGTCGCCGATTTCACGTACATCCCCACGCGCGAGGGCTGGCTGTTCCTGGCGGTCGTGCTCGACCTGGCGAGCCGCCGCGTGGTGGGGTGGGCGGTGCGCGAGACGATGGAGACCGAGCTCGTGCTCGCGGCCCTGCATGCGGCGCTCGCCGACCGGCGCCCCGCGCCCGGGCTCGTGTGTCACTCGGATCGTGGGTCGCAATACGCGAGCGCGGCCTACCAGGTGCTGCTCGCTGCGTCTGGCGCGGTGCCGAGCATGAGCGCAAAAGGCGATTGCTACGATAATGCTGTTGCCGAGGCCTTCTTCGCGACGCTCGAACACGAGCTACTGGCTGATGTCACCTTCGTGTCGCGCGCGGCGGCGCGGCCCGCGATCTTCGACTTCCTCTTCTGGTACAACGGCGAGCGGCGCCACTCGAGCCTCGACTACGTGAGTCCCGTCGCCTATGAGCAGCACCTGACCGCGCGCCCCGCGCGAGCAGCCTAA
- the atpA gene encoding ATP synthase subunit alpha: protein MATETTLRPGEIKDILLREIEAADLQALDVEEVGTVLEVRDGIARVYGLQKAMAGEMLEFTSSETGQAVTGLALNLEEDNIGAVVLGDYLTLKEGDEVRTTARVLEVPVGPALIGRVVDPLGRPIDGLGPVAATATRKVESAAPGIIVRQPVKEPLQTGIKAIDAMIPIGRGQRELIIGDRGTGKTAIAIDTIINQKGQGVVCVYVAIGQKASTIATVVERLKNAGAMDYTIVVAASASDPAPMQYIAPYAGCAMAEYFMYDEGRPTLCVYDDLTKQAAAYRQISLVLRRPPGREAFPGDVFYLHSRLLERAAKLREDEGVVDGHTIKKPGGSLTALPIIETQAGDVSAYIPTNVISITDGQIFLENDLFFAGVRPAVNVGISVSRVGGSAQTKAMKSVAGRLRLDLAQYRELEAFAAFASDLDATTRRQLDRGARTVEILKQPQYSPYPVEDQVMVLYAVTNGLLDEVPTARVREWERGFLDYMHAQAPQVGAGIRTNKVLSKDAEAELRRAIEGYTRIFGGSSANGAATANAPAANAPAAAGAAR, encoded by the coding sequence ATGGCCACCGAAACGACCCTCCGCCCCGGCGAGATCAAGGACATCCTGCTTCGCGAAATCGAAGCGGCCGACCTGCAGGCCCTCGACGTCGAGGAGGTCGGGACGGTGCTCGAGGTGCGCGACGGCATCGCCCGCGTCTACGGGCTGCAGAAGGCGATGGCGGGCGAGATGCTCGAGTTCACGTCGAGCGAGACCGGACAGGCCGTAACCGGCCTCGCGCTGAACCTGGAAGAGGACAACATCGGCGCGGTCGTGCTCGGCGACTACCTCACCCTCAAGGAGGGCGACGAGGTCCGCACGACGGCGCGCGTGCTCGAGGTCCCGGTCGGCCCCGCGCTCATCGGCCGAGTCGTCGACCCGTTAGGCCGGCCGATCGACGGGCTCGGGCCGGTCGCGGCGACCGCGACGCGCAAGGTCGAGAGCGCCGCGCCAGGCATCATCGTGCGCCAGCCCGTGAAGGAACCGCTCCAGACGGGCATCAAGGCGATCGACGCGATGATTCCGATCGGTCGCGGGCAGCGCGAGCTGATCATCGGCGACCGCGGCACCGGCAAGACGGCGATCGCGATCGACACGATCATCAACCAGAAGGGCCAGGGCGTCGTCTGCGTCTACGTCGCGATCGGCCAGAAGGCGTCGACGATCGCCACCGTGGTCGAGCGCCTCAAGAACGCCGGCGCGATGGACTACACGATCGTCGTCGCCGCCTCCGCGAGTGACCCGGCGCCGATGCAGTACATCGCGCCCTACGCGGGCTGCGCGATGGCCGAGTACTTCATGTACGACGAGGGGCGCCCGACGCTCTGCGTCTACGACGACCTGACCAAGCAGGCCGCGGCGTACCGGCAGATCTCGCTCGTGCTGCGCCGCCCGCCGGGACGCGAGGCGTTCCCGGGCGACGTGTTCTACCTGCACTCGCGCCTCCTCGAGCGCGCCGCCAAGCTGCGCGAGGACGAGGGCGTGGTCGACGGGCACACGATCAAGAAGCCGGGCGGCTCGCTCACCGCGCTGCCGATCATCGAGACGCAGGCGGGCGACGTGTCGGCCTACATCCCGACCAACGTCATCTCGATCACCGACGGGCAGATCTTCCTCGAGAACGACCTGTTCTTCGCGGGCGTGCGCCCCGCGGTCAACGTCGGCATCTCGGTGAGCCGCGTCGGCGGCTCGGCGCAGACCAAGGCGATGAAGAGCGTCGCCGGCCGCCTGCGGCTCGACCTCGCGCAGTACCGCGAGCTCGAGGCGTTCGCCGCCTTCGCCTCGGACCTCGACGCGACGACGCGCCGGCAGCTCGACCGCGGCGCGCGCACGGTCGAGATCCTCAAGCAGCCGCAGTACAGCCCGTACCCGGTGGAGGACCAGGTGATGGTGCTCTATGCGGTGACCAACGGGCTGCTCGACGAAGTCCCGACCGCGCGCGTGCGCGAGTGGGAGCGCGGCTTCCTCGACTACATGCACGCGCAGGCGCCGCAGGTCGGCGCGGGGATCCGCACGAACAAGGTGCTGTCCAAGGACGCCGAGGCCGAGCTGCGCCGCGCGATCGAGGGCTACACCCGGATCTTCGGCGGCTCGTCGGCCAACGGCGCCGCCACCGCGAACGCCCCGGCCGCGAACGCCCCGGCCGCGGCCGGGGCGGCGCGTTGA